One Melospiza melodia melodia isolate bMelMel2 chromosome 1, bMelMel2.pri, whole genome shotgun sequence genomic window carries:
- the LOC134421606 gene encoding collagen alpha-4(VI) chain-like produces the protein MSDDVTPAAFERMRNIVMLLLKTIKISESNCPTGARVSVVSFNTNMHYLIRFSEFQKNNLLLQAIQSIPLERSSGKRNIGAAMRFVARNVFKRVRQGILTRKVALFFANGPSQDDVAISTAVLELSALDITPVVIAFSEVPNVRRAFSVSRAC, from the coding sequence ATGTCTGATGATGTTACACCAGCTGCATTTGAAAGAATGAGGAACATTGTTATGTTATTGCTGAAGACCATTAAGATCAGTGAAAGCAATTGCCCAACAGGCGCTCGTGTCTCTGTTGTTTCTTTCAATACCAACATGCACTACCTCATCCGATTCTCTGAATTCCAAAAGAACAACTTGCTGCTACAAGCCATCCAGAGCATCCCACTAGAGAGATCCAGTGGAAAACGAAATATTGGGGCAGCCATGAGATTTGTTGCAAGAAATGTCTTCAAACGTGTTCGTCAGGGCATCCTCACAAGAAAAGTTGCCCTGTTTTTTGCCAATGGTCCATCACAGGATGATGTTGCCATCAGCACAGCTGTGCTTGAGTTGAGTGCCTTGGATATCACTCCAGTGGTTATTGCCTTCAGTGAGGTGCCAAATGTCAGACGTGCCTTCTCTGTAAGTAGAGCCTGTTGA